One genomic region from Xyrauchen texanus isolate HMW12.3.18 chromosome 16, RBS_HiC_50CHRs, whole genome shotgun sequence encodes:
- the LOC127657403 gene encoding bis(5'-adenosyl)-triphosphatase enpp4-like, translating to MQFRFYMCALIIYSGLTLSMPTRSGTVPESGNNTPPLLLVSFDGFRADYLKKYSLPNLEKFFSDGILVHELTNVFTTKTFPNHYSLVTGLYAESHGILASMMYDPVTEKHFSIENGSDPFWWDKATPIWVSVEESGYKAASAMWPGTNVNIQNHTLKYKFKYDSRVTFQERLGNLTKWMTEDKSVKFASLYWEEPDRTGHHYGPDNTTEMARVLKEVDSLVGLLMGQLNKTGLWGKINIIITSDHGMTQCSQERLIKLDDCISPSSYTIVDLTPVGAIIPLADCLTVYKNLSSCHGHMKVYLKDTVPDRLHYKNNERIQPIILVADEGWTIVRNGGLPRLGDHGYDNTLPNMHPFLAAQGPAFRKGYKMSSINSVDLYPLMCHLIGIPPMPNNGSFAHVRCALINEQCGELALAVGIVLGVLIILTTFTCLFKLMKNRNISSPRPFARLELDDDADDEPLLE from the exons ATGCAGTTTCGCTTTTATATGTGTGCTCTCATCATCTATAGTGGGTTAACCCTTTCCATGCCAACCAGAAGTGGAACGGTGCCAGAGTCCGGCAACAATACCCCGCCATTGCTTCTAGTGTCATTTGATGGTTTTCGGGCAGACTATCTGAAAAAGTACTCATTACCCAATCTTGAAAAGTTCTTCTCCGATGGCATCCTTGTACACGAGCTAACCAATGTCTTTACGACGAAAACCTTTCCCAATCATTACAGTCTCGTCACGGGACTGTACGCGGAGAGCCATGGGATACTTGCCAGTATGATGTACGACCCCGTGACGGAAAAGCATTTCTCTATTGAAAATGGCAGCGATCCATTCTGGTGGGACAAAGCCACACCGATTTGGGTCTCTGTAGAGGAGTCCGGTTACAAAGCAGCATCCGCTATGTGGCCAGGAACAAATGTGAATATTCAAAACcacacattaaaatacaaatttaaatatgaCTCAAGGGTGACCTTCCAAGAGAGGCTGGGAAACTTGACGAAGTGGATGACTGAGGACAAATCGGTTAAGTTTGCCTCTTTATACTGGGAAGAACCTGACCGGACGGGCCACCATTATGGCCCTGATAACACAACAGAGATGGCTCGGGTTCTGAAGGAAGTGGACAGTCTTGTAGGTTTACTGATGGGGCAGCTCAACAAAACGGGATTATGGGGGAAAATAAACATTATCATTACTAGTGATCATGGTATGACTCAATGTTCACAAGAGAGACTCATTAAACTGGACGATTGCATCAGTCCCAGCAGCTATACCATAGTGGACCTCACTCCTGTGGGCGCCATAATTCCACTGGCAG ATTGTTTGACTGTGTACAAAAACTTGTCCAGCTGCCACGGTCACATGAAGGTTTACCTGAAGGACACTGTTCCTGATAGGCTGCATTATAAAAACAACGAACGGATTCAGCCAATCATCTTGGTAGCGGATGAAGGCTGGACAATCGTCAGAAATGGTGGACTCCCACGAT TGGGTGATCATGGCTATGACAATACCCTTCCAAACATGCACCCTTTCCTGGCCGCCCAGGGGCCTGCCTTCCGCAAAGGCTATAAGATGTCGAGCATCAACAGTGTGGATCTCTATCCTCTCATGTGCCACCTCATCGGCATTCCCCCAATGCCAAACAACGGCAGCTTCGCTCACGTGCGCTGTGCATTAATTAACGAGCAGTGTGGCGAGCTAGCGCTAGCGGTGGGTATCGTGCTCGGTGTCTTAATAATCCTGACCACTTTTACGTGTCTATTTAAGCTCATGAAGAACAGAAATATTTCGTCTCCACGTCCATTCGCCCGTTTGGAGTTGGATGACGATGCGGATGATGAACCTTTACTTGAATGA